A single window of bacterium DNA harbors:
- a CDS encoding FHA domain-containing protein encodes MKELLEDSEISHPLNEALLKEAEEIKADRKMVKDRLDKLEETRSSVSESVFQKVRADYAGKMNRTTERLVALKKDLEAEERKVLEKKLLVESNLKLHAEKIEEATLRHALGEFTADEHNEIRRREEKEIDRLEAAVKTLAEGLERHRGIFAGEDLPPAAAPKPEKPPERPSEKPVEKPKPAATPSAAASRAAPSAPAAPQPPEHTPSPTIRESSAPKQFASLTNPAIESTAKIRLEERQTGTVTAVDRAAGSRKSSELAVLENGKVIQTVVLDHNVYIGRSPSNDVVLKEPKVSRKHAEIQNVNGKYVLLDLESSNGTFVGGKKIAEYTLQPNDEIVIGNTKMVFKG; translated from the coding sequence ATGAAAGAACTCCTTGAAGATTCCGAGATTTCCCACCCATTGAACGAGGCACTTCTCAAGGAGGCCGAGGAGATCAAGGCCGATCGAAAGATGGTCAAGGACCGCCTGGACAAGCTCGAAGAGACCCGCTCCTCGGTCAGCGAGTCCGTCTTCCAGAAGGTGAGGGCCGATTACGCCGGAAAGATGAACCGGACCACCGAACGGCTGGTCGCCCTCAAGAAGGACCTGGAGGCCGAGGAACGGAAGGTCCTCGAGAAGAAACTCCTGGTCGAGTCGAATCTCAAGCTCCACGCCGAGAAGATCGAAGAAGCCACCCTCCGCCACGCCCTGGGGGAGTTCACGGCGGACGAGCACAACGAGATCCGGCGCCGGGAAGAGAAGGAGATCGACCGCCTGGAGGCCGCCGTGAAGACCCTGGCCGAGGGGTTGGAGCGACACCGCGGTATTTTCGCCGGGGAAGACCTGCCGCCGGCGGCCGCGCCCAAGCCGGAAAAACCGCCCGAAAGGCCGTCGGAGAAGCCGGTGGAAAAACCTAAGCCCGCCGCGACGCCCAGCGCCGCGGCCTCGCGCGCCGCCCCATCGGCGCCCGCGGCGCCCCAGCCGCCGGAGCACACGCCCTCACCCACCATCCGCGAATCGTCGGCGCCCAAGCAATTCGCCTCGCTCACCAATCCGGCCATCGAGAGCACGGCCAAGATCCGCCTGGAAGAGCGCCAGACGGGCACGGTCACCGCGGTGGACCGGGCGGCGGGATCGCGCAAGTCCTCCGAACTCGCGGTCCTGGAAAACGGCAAGGTGATCCAGACGGTCGTCCTCGACCACAACGTCTACATCGGCCGCTCGCCATCGAACGACGTCGTCCTGAAGGAACCCAAGGTCTCCCGCAAACACGCGGAGATCCAGAACGTGAACGGAAAATACGTCCTGCTCGATCTGGAGTCCTCGAACGGCACGTTCGTGGGGGGCAAGAAGATCGCGGAGTACACGCTCCAGCCGAACGACGAGATCGTGATCGGGAACACGAAGATGGTCTTCAAGGGCTGA
- a CDS encoding patatin family protein, whose product MKKGLVVEGGGMRGAHTCGALMALAEKGHAEFDVVAASSAGACTAAYLVSRQFDVFPVIWTQYLHDGRFFDLKRLPTRRSVMDLDFLVHRVFKVLNPLDLEAIRTSPTQFFIVSTDCETGEPKYFDAHTDPILNALKASAAMPIAYRHPVVVDGRTYIDGGVTDPIPIQKALDAGCDDITVLLTRPEGYRKKIPLVNILPRLYARKYPRLAEAFMRRFEAYNRAVELIESGRLPARLTIIRPQTKLPTTRLTTSLPKIQAAIRRGFEDALQALAASP is encoded by the coding sequence ATGAAGAAAGGTTTGGTCGTCGAAGGCGGGGGAATGCGCGGGGCCCATACGTGCGGGGCCCTCATGGCCTTGGCCGAAAAGGGGCACGCGGAGTTCGACGTCGTCGCCGCCTCCTCCGCCGGGGCGTGCACGGCCGCCTACCTGGTCAGCCGGCAATTCGATGTCTTTCCCGTCATTTGGACCCAATACCTCCATGACGGACGATTCTTCGACCTCAAGCGCCTTCCGACGAGGCGTTCGGTCATGGATCTGGATTTCCTGGTCCATCGCGTCTTCAAGGTGCTCAACCCGCTCGACCTCGAGGCGATTCGAACCTCGCCCACCCAGTTCTTCATCGTCTCGACGGATTGCGAGACGGGCGAGCCCAAATACTTCGACGCGCACACGGACCCGATCCTGAACGCCCTCAAGGCCTCGGCCGCCATGCCCATCGCCTACCGGCACCCGGTGGTCGTCGACGGGCGCACCTACATCGACGGCGGCGTGACCGATCCCATCCCCATCCAAAAGGCGCTCGATGCCGGCTGCGACGACATCACCGTCCTTCTGACGCGTCCGGAGGGCTACCGCAAAAAAATCCCCCTCGTGAACATTCTGCCGCGCCTCTACGCCCGAAAATACCCGCGGCTCGCCGAGGCCTTCATGCGCCGCTTCGAAGCCTACAACCGCGCCGTCGAACTCATCGAATCCGGCCGCCTCCCCGCCCGCCTGACGATCATCCGCCCCCAGACGAAACTCCCCACCACCCGCCTGACGACAAGCCTTCCCAAGATTCAGGCGGCCATCCGCAGGGGTTTTGAGGACGCCCTTCAGGCGTTGGCTGCAAGTCCTTGA